The following proteins are encoded in a genomic region of Rhodoferax aquaticus:
- the rpsJ gene encoding 30S ribosomal protein S10, giving the protein MATKQKIRIRLKAFDYKLIDQSALEIVDTAKRTGAIVKGPVPLPTRMKRFDILRSPHVNKASRDQFEIRTHQRLMDIVDPTDKTVDALMKLDLPAGVDVEIKLQ; this is encoded by the coding sequence ATGGCTACAAAGCAAAAAATCCGCATCCGCCTGAAGGCATTCGATTACAAGTTGATCGACCAGTCCGCTCTGGAAATCGTGGACACCGCAAAGCGTACGGGCGCGATTGTTAAAGGCCCCGTGCCTTTGCCAACACGCATGAAGCGTTTCGACATCTTGCGTTCACCTCACGTGAACAAGGCAAGTCGTGACCAGTTCGAAATCCGCACACACCAGCGTTTGATGGACATCGTTGACCCAACAGACAAAACTGTTGACGCGTTGATGAAGTTGGACCTGCCTGCTGGTGTCGACGTCGAAATCAAGTTGCAATAA